A region of Athene noctua chromosome 12, bAthNoc1.hap1.1, whole genome shotgun sequence DNA encodes the following proteins:
- the SLC4A9 gene encoding anion exchange protein 4 has product MQAHVPGAAGTALQEADACSQSRLEGSNPEAAYQAFSCSIFPSSMAPVAKRASATRQQEESGDTTCPLLFIQLNQLLSTPVGLEWRETARWMKFEEKVEDGGERWSAPHVPVLSLHSLFQLRTCLKQGTVLLDLDALSFKEIIDKAIAGQPEEAKLKPELRERLAALLLRQPQHQPTKSPLQLLTELGLSPCRVKVKSWSEPGASLSETPLKEQLRNRFKKRVPPGTEAAHVVVGEVEFLEKPFTAFIRLRRGVALGSLAEVALPSRFLFILLGPQAKVKTYHEVGRAMATLLTDELFQRVARQAEHREDLITGMEAFLDELTVLPPRKWDPSARIPPSSCLLSLHTRTAVHPSDWQSPSNGDMAAAGDRASLRYPGSGEELKRTGRLFRGLLQDIRRKAPWYGSDFSDALHPQCLSAVLYIYLATVTNAITFGGMLGDATDNMQGVLESFLGTAFAGSIFCLFSGQPLTILSSTGPVLVFERLLFSFSQYHSLGYLEFRLWIGLWVAFFGVVLVATEASHLVRYFTRFTEEGFCALISLIFIYDSLKKMLSLADAFPINWHYRLDNVTSYSCVCNLSSPGHSSTGNDTVLSSPLAPQQPSTAPARLSRTQCLGQGGHLLGTSCQYVPDVTLISFLLFGGTFLSCTTLKHFRSSRYFPAWVRKLVSDFAIILAIFVSCTVDAILGLETPKLLVPSELKPTNPARGWIVFPFGANPWWVCLVSPVPAVLVTILIFMDQQITAVILNRREYKLQKGAGFHLDLLCVSLLMVVTSATGLPWYVSSTVISLAHMESLRKESATSAPGEHPKFLGIREQRLTGLAVFILTGVSVFMEPILKHIPMPVLYGVFLHMGVAALNSIQLTDRVRLFLMPAKHQPDLAYLRHVPLRRVHLFTVIQLLCLALLWVLKSTMAAIIFPVMLLALVGIRKGLEQIFSLHDLSWLDSLLPETARKDTEGKQPRKRKEEESNSEESELMHRQGPEINISVN; this is encoded by the exons GTGGATGAAGTTCGAGGAGAAGGTGGAGGATGGTGGGGAGCGCTGGAGTGCACCCCATGTCCCAGTCCTGTCCCTGCACAGCCTCTTCCAGTTGAGGACATGCCTGAAGCAGGGGACAGTGCTCCTGGATCTGGATGCCCTCAGTTTCAAGGAAATAATTG ACAAGGCAATTGCTGGGCAGCCTGAGGAAGCAAAGCTGAAGCCTGAGCTGAGGGAGCGCCTGGCAGCTCTCCTGCTCCGCCAGCCACAGCATCAGCCCACCAAATCCCCACTGCAGCTCCTCACCGAGCTCGGCCTCTCTCCCTGCCGAG TGAAGGTAAAAAGCTGGTCTGAGCCTGGAGCCTCACTCTCTGAAACACCTCTGAAGGAGCAG CTGAGAAACCGATTTAAGAAGAGAGTCCCGCCGGGGACCGAAGCAGCCCATGTTGTTGTTGGTGAAGTTGAATTCCTGGAGAAGCCCTTCACTGCCTTCATCCGCCTCAGGCGAGGGGTGGCCCTCGGCTCACTGGCTGAAGTTGCTCTCCCCAGCAG GTTCCTCTTCATTCTGCTGGGTCCCCAAGCCAAAGTGAAAACCTACCATGAGGTTGGCAGGGCCATGGCCACACTGCTGACGGATGAG CTCTTCCAAAGGGTTGCCCGGCAAGCTGAGCACCGAGAGGACCTCATCACAGGGATGGAGGCGTTCCTGGATGAGCTGACTGTGCTTCCTCCCAGAAAATGGGACCCCAGTGCCCGAATTCCTCCGTCGAGCTGTCTGCTATCTCTGCACACGAG GACTGCCGTGCACCCGTCGGATTGGCAGTCTCCCAGCAATGGGGACATGGCAGCAGCTGGAGACAGAGCCAGCCTGAGGTACCCAGGCTCCGGGGAGGAGCTCAAGAGGACAGGCAG gCTTTTCAGGGGGCTGCTGCAAGACATCCGGAGGAAGGCACCATGGTACGGCAGTGACTTCTCTGATGCCCTGCACCCCCAGTGCCTCTCAGCAGTGCTCTACATCTACCTGGCGACAGTGACCAATGCCATCACCTTCGGGGGCATGCTGGGGGATGCGACTGACAACATGCAG GGGGTGCTGGAGAGCTTCCTGGGCACGGCCTTTGCTGGCTCCATCTTCTGCCTCTTTTCTGGCCAGCCCCTGACCATCCTGAGCAGCACCGGGCCAGTGCTGGTCTTTGAGCGCCTCCTTTTCTCCTTTAGCCA GTACCACAGCCTGGGCTACCTGGAGTTTCGCCTCTGGATTGGGCTCTGGGTGGCCTTTTTTGGTGTTGTCTTGGTGGCCACTGAGGCCAGCCACCTGGTGCGGTACTTCACCCGCTTCACCGAAGAAGGATTCTGTGCCCTCATCAGCTTGATATTCATCTACGACTCCCTGAAGAAGATGCTGAGCCTGGCAGATGCCTTCCCCATCAACTGGCATTACCGGCTGGACAACGTCACCTCCTACAGCTGTGTCTGCAACTTGTCCAGCCCCG GTCACAGCTCCACAGGGAATGACACTGTGCTCTCCTCACCCCTGGCCCCCCAGCAG CCTTCTACTGCCCCAGCCAGGCTGAGCAGGACCCAGTGCCTAGGTCAAGGTGGGCACCTCCTGGGGACCAGCTGCCAGTATGTGCCCGATGTCACCCTCATCTCCTTCCTGCTCTTTGGGGGCACCTTCCTCTCCTGCACCACACTCAAGCACTTCAGGAGCAGCCGCTACTTCCCTGCATGG GTGCGGAAGCTGGTGAGCGACTTCGCCATCATCTTGGCCATCTTTGTCTCCTGCACTGTTGATGCCATCCTGGGCTTGGAGACCCCCAAGCTCCTCGTCCCCAGTGAGCTGAAG CCCACAAACCCAGCTCGGGGATGGATCGTCTTCCCCTTTGGAGCCAACCCATGGTGGGTCTGCCTTGTGTCCCCAGTGCCTGCTGTCCTCGTCACCATCCTCATTTTCATGGACCAGCAGATCACAGCAGTCATCCTTAACCGCAGGGAATACAAGCTGCAG AAAGGAGCAGGCTTTCACCTGGACCTCCTCTGTGTCTCCCTCCTGATGGTTGTCACCTCTGCCACTGGCCTTCCCTGGTATGTCTCGAGCACCGTCATCTCCCTGGCGCACATGGAGAGCCTGAGGAAGGAGAGCGCAACCTCAGCCCCAGGCGAGCACCCCAAGTTCCTGGGCATCAG ggagcagaggctgaCCGGCCTGGCCGTCTTCATCCTGACAGGTGTCTCCGTCTTCATGGAACCCATTCTCAAG CACATTCCCATGCCAGTGCTGTATGGGGTCTTTCTGCACATGGGGGTGGCAGCGCTGAACAGCATCCAG CTTACAGACCGCGTGCGACTGTTCCTCATGCCAGCCAAGCACCAGCCAGACCTTGCTTACCTCCGCCATGTGCCCCTTCGCCGGGTCCACCTCTTCACTGTCATCCAGCTGCTGTGCCTGGCCCTGCTCTGGGTCCTCAAGTCCACCATGGCGGCTATTATTTTCCCAGTGATG CTGCTGGCGCTGGTGGGGATCCGGAAGGGGCTGGAGCAGATCTTCTCCCTGCATGACCTGAGCTGGCTGGACAGCCTCCTGCCCGAGACGGCCAGGAAGGACACAGAGGGGAAACAGCCCAGGAAGcggaaggaggaggaaagcaacAGCGAGGAA tCTGAGCTGATGCATCGCCAAGGACCAGAGATCAACATCTCCGTGAATTAG